One window of the Capnocytophaga haemolytica genome contains the following:
- the smpB gene encoding SsrA-binding protein SmpB, whose amino-acid sequence MIQKNINILNKRAKFEYEILSKYTAGIVLAGTEIKSIRQGKASIAESFCEFNDRGELYAINTTIEEYAFGTHYNHRPKSERKLLLQKRELRKLNKEVRNTGLTIVPLRLYINEKGLAKMEIALVRGKKLYDKRETIKDRDNKRNLDRIKKLKG is encoded by the coding sequence ATGATTCAAAAAAATATAAACATACTCAACAAGCGCGCCAAGTTTGAATACGAGATACTTAGCAAGTACACTGCGGGTATTGTGCTGGCAGGTACCGAGATAAAATCCATCCGACAGGGCAAAGCCTCCATCGCCGAAAGCTTCTGTGAGTTCAACGATCGTGGTGAGCTCTACGCTATCAACACCACCATTGAGGAGTACGCCTTTGGCACACATTACAACCATCGCCCCAAAAGCGAACGCAAACTCCTACTGCAAAAGCGCGAGTTGCGAAAGCTCAACAAGGAAGTGCGCAACACGGGGCTCACCATAGTGCCCCTGCGCCTCTACATCAACGAGAAAGGTTTAGCCAAGATGGAAATAGCCTTAGTACGTGGTAAAAAACTATATGACAAGCGCGAAACCATTAAGGACCGCGACAACAAGCGCAACTTAGACCGTATTAAAAAACTAAAAGGATAA
- a CDS encoding pyruvate dehydrogenase complex E1 component subunit beta, translating to MRTIQFREAVCEAMSEEMRRDESIYLIGEEVAEYNGAYKASKGMLDEFGPKRIIDTPIAESGFAGISVGAAMNGCRPIVEFMTFNFSLVAIDQIINNAAKMRQMSGGQFDIPIVFRGPTASAGQLAATHSQAFENWYANCPGLKVIVPSTPYDAKGLLKSAIRDNDPVIFMESEQMYGDKGEVPEEEYTIPIGVADIKRAGSDVTIVSFGKIIKEALKAAEDLAKEGIECEVIDLRTVRPLDFETVFNSVKKTNRLVILEEAWPFASVSSEITYQVQEHIFDYLDAPVQRITTTDTPAPYSAELLKEFLPNAEDVVKAVKKVLYK from the coding sequence ATGAGAACGATACAATTTAGAGAAGCTGTTTGCGAGGCAATGAGCGAGGAAATGCGCCGCGACGAGTCTATTTACTTAATAGGTGAGGAGGTTGCTGAATACAATGGGGCTTATAAGGCCTCTAAGGGGATGCTTGATGAGTTTGGTCCGAAGCGTATTATTGATACGCCTATTGCTGAGTCGGGCTTTGCGGGTATTTCAGTAGGGGCTGCGATGAATGGTTGTCGCCCTATAGTGGAGTTTATGACGTTTAACTTTTCGCTGGTGGCTATTGACCAGATTATCAATAACGCGGCTAAGATGCGCCAGATGTCGGGTGGGCAATTTGATATTCCGATTGTGTTCCGTGGTCCGACAGCCTCTGCGGGTCAGTTGGCAGCTACACACTCACAGGCTTTTGAGAACTGGTACGCTAATTGTCCTGGTCTTAAGGTGATTGTGCCTTCGACGCCGTACGATGCTAAGGGCTTGCTCAAGTCGGCTATTCGCGATAACGACCCAGTGATTTTTATGGAGTCGGAACAGATGTACGGTGACAAAGGTGAAGTGCCTGAGGAAGAGTACACTATCCCTATCGGGGTGGCAGATATCAAGCGTGCGGGTAGCGATGTGACTATCGTGTCGTTTGGTAAGATTATCAAAGAAGCGCTTAAAGCTGCTGAGGATTTAGCTAAGGAAGGTATTGAATGTGAGGTGATTGACTTGCGCACTGTACGTCCTCTGGATTTTGAGACTGTGTTCAACTCTGTGAAGAAGACGAACCGCTTGGTGATCTTGGAAGAGGCGTGGCCTTTTGCGAGTGTTTCTTCGGAAATTACGTATCAAGTGCAAGAGCATATCTTTGATTATTTAGATGCTCCTGTACAGCGCATTACCACTACGGATACGCCAGCGCCTTATTCTGCTGAGCTCTTGAAAGAGTTCTTGCCTAATGCTGAGGATGTAGTCAAGGCGGTAAAAAAGGTGCTTTATAAATAA
- a CDS encoding ABC transporter ATPase has protein sequence MYVDFNELPENARVWIYQSPRSFTPTEQEEIADKLQDYLDEWTAHGSQLLASFQLRYNRFIIIGANQDVHAVSGCSLDALVRFIQQLGAEYNVDLLDRMNVSYRQGEHIAYKPLTDFKKMVKDKAVSAQTIVFNNLVNDKSEYEQYWEVPMAESWHNRFL, from the coding sequence ATGTACGTAGATTTTAACGAATTACCAGAGAACGCTCGCGTGTGGATTTACCAAAGCCCTCGCAGCTTCACCCCCACCGAACAAGAAGAAATAGCCGATAAGCTACAAGACTATCTCGATGAGTGGACAGCCCACGGAAGCCAGCTCTTGGCTTCATTCCAGTTGCGTTACAACCGCTTCATCATCATAGGCGCTAACCAAGACGTACACGCCGTTTCAGGCTGCTCACTCGACGCCTTAGTGCGCTTCATACAGCAGCTCGGCGCCGAATACAACGTCGACCTACTCGACCGTATGAACGTTAGCTACCGCCAAGGTGAACACATCGCCTACAAGCCCCTCACCGACTTCAAAAAGATGGTAAAAGACAAAGCTGTATCGGCACAAACCATCGTATTCAACAACTTAGTAAACGACAAATCAGAGTACGAGCAATACTGGGAAGTGCCTATGGCAGAAAGCTGGCACAACCGATTTTTATAA